The Mucilaginibacter mallensis genome has a segment encoding these proteins:
- a CDS encoding sterol desaturase family protein has product MKALTDTGIVLLSMVGMEAFSWAIHKYLFHGPLWFIHKSHHGHKHGKFELNDLFSVLFASIALWLMWLGHIMLDYRFWMGTGISLYGIIYFIFHDWFIHNRFKSFKTNNKYLLKIRRAHKLHHKSMEKHPAEEFGLLVISRKKSK; this is encoded by the coding sequence ATGAAAGCTTTAACAGATACCGGCATTGTATTACTCAGCATGGTCGGTATGGAAGCGTTTTCGTGGGCCATTCACAAATATCTTTTTCACGGCCCCTTGTGGTTCATCCATAAAAGCCACCACGGTCATAAGCATGGTAAGTTTGAGCTGAATGATCTTTTCAGTGTCCTGTTTGCATCAATAGCCTTATGGCTGATGTGGCTCGGTCATATCATGCTCGACTATCGTTTTTGGATGGGAACAGGAATCAGCCTGTATGGCATCATCTACTTTATTTTCCACGATTGGTTCATACATAACCGTTTCAAATCTTTTAAAACCAATAACAAATACCTGTTGAAAATCCGTAGGGCGCACAAACTGCACCATAAATCCATGGAGAAACATCCCGCTGAAGAGTTTGGACTATTAGTAATCAGCAGAAAAAAATCAAAATAA
- a CDS encoding MFS transporter translates to MKIDKSLWTLVFICVINSLGFGIIVPLMYTFGKRYGINEQSLSWLTAAYSIAQLIATPILGSLSDKYGRKPLLAISLIGTCISFIMFAEARGVILLFAARILDGLTGGNISVAQAIVSDTSTPANRARRFGILSSAFAFGFVIGPAVGGLLSRFGLQAPFFFAAGISFLGVLATVFFLKETNPVGHKTIAAAEPKKLFSSFSTLKVPVVGIAIFIGFLLTMAQFTMIIGFQTFTVDTLKLSPNNIGLLYTGFAAMGIIMQLCIPLFTRLISSRTVILLGSTFLCFAAMFFAGFTATILTFAVCICIYGLFNGLRNPMLNAIIADNNTNKSQGAILGFNQSCASIGQTLGPIAAGFITMISIHAVFFLSSFYILIAFLFTFRLKDKEHSVATCRTTAQV, encoded by the coding sequence ATGAAGATTGATAAAAGCCTGTGGACACTGGTATTTATTTGTGTTATAAACTCCCTGGGTTTTGGTATCATAGTTCCGTTAATGTACACCTTTGGTAAAAGGTATGGCATAAATGAACAATCACTTAGCTGGTTAACGGCTGCATATTCTATAGCACAATTAATAGCTACGCCAATTTTAGGGTCGCTTTCTGATAAATACGGCCGCAAGCCATTACTGGCTATTAGTTTGATAGGCACTTGTATCAGCTTTATTATGTTTGCCGAGGCACGGGGCGTGATCCTGTTGTTTGCAGCAAGGATATTGGACGGTTTAACCGGGGGAAATATATCAGTTGCACAGGCTATAGTTTCTGATACTTCAACACCTGCAAACAGGGCCAGGCGGTTTGGTATATTAAGTTCGGCTTTTGCTTTTGGCTTTGTGATCGGTCCGGCAGTAGGTGGTTTATTGAGTAGGTTTGGTTTGCAGGCGCCATTCTTTTTCGCGGCTGGGATCTCTTTCCTGGGCGTACTGGCAACTGTGTTTTTCCTGAAGGAAACCAACCCGGTTGGCCATAAAACCATAGCTGCTGCCGAACCCAAAAAGCTTTTCTCATCATTTTCAACGCTTAAAGTGCCTGTTGTGGGCATCGCCATTTTTATAGGCTTTTTACTCACCATGGCGCAATTCACCATGATCATCGGCTTCCAGACCTTTACGGTTGATACCTTGAAGCTATCGCCCAATAACATCGGCTTACTTTATACCGGCTTCGCTGCTATGGGCATTATTATGCAGTTGTGCATACCCTTGTTTACAAGGCTCATCAGTTCACGAACGGTAATTCTATTAGGCTCAACATTTTTATGCTTTGCAGCTATGTTTTTTGCAGGATTTACGGCTACCATATTAACATTTGCGGTTTGCATATGTATTTATGGCTTGTTTAATGGCTTGCGCAACCCCATGCTCAACGCCATTATTGCCGATAACAACACTAATAAAAGTCAGGGAGCCATACTTGGGTTTAACCAATCCTGCGCATCAATAGGGCAAACGCTGGGGCCGATAGCAGCTGGATTCATCACCATGATATCTATACATGCGGTGTTCTTCCTGTCGTCATTTTATATACTGATCGCTTTTTTGTTCACGTTCCGTTTAAAGGATAAAGAGCATAGCGTTGCAACATGCCGAACAACCGCGCAGGTTTGA